The Andrena cerasifolii isolate SP2316 chromosome 15, iyAndCera1_principal, whole genome shotgun sequence genome includes a window with the following:
- the LOC143377311 gene encoding serine protease inhibitor dipetalogastin-like isoform X1 — protein sequence MKRILSFLGILLASKGAWCLSWADKAILYEDCEIFNNSRIYGGPICGSNGVTYANSLYLDCANHQNFQNVATLHSGACLPGDEYCKTNILYEPVCGSDGATYTNLESLLCVNYRRLRNVTVASHSACGNFDYCYRHGTASYGTNPVCGSNGFTYQNAAQVKCLQRRNTELKILHDGGCTVRDVHAVYGSTAEVCEIARSRYEWNPVCTSDGVTLSNPFEFLCYEAGSGASGLIRGTSHIKGPHFPDLKQLVADEECGTSTQRSCSWLRVDDATLMSGNETSTLGNEVCGSDGVTYGSMHHLQCQTSRNKYLFTKHSGPCSGPDDNPCGSIPEEDLRLPVCGSDGVSYVSPEALWCGRRRFPEKNLTFVHDGPC from the exons ATGAAGCGGATACTATCATTCTTAG GCATCCTGTTAGCGTCCAAGGGAGCATGGTGCTTATCGTGGGCGGACAAAGCGATCCTCTACGAAGACTGCGAAATTTTCAACAACTCGCGCATTTACGGTGGGCCAATTTGCGGTAGCAACGGTGTCACCTACGCCAACAGCCTGTACCTAGATTGCGCGAACCATCAGAACTTCCAGAACG TGGCAACGCTGCATTCCGGGGCCTGTTTACCGGGGGACGAATACTGCAAGACGAACATCCTGTACGAGCCTGTGTGCGGATCGGACGGCGCCACTTACACGAATCTGGAATCACTTTTGTGCGTTAATTACAGGCGTTTACGGA ACGTGACAGTGGCGTCTCACAGTGCCTGTGGGAACTTCGACTACTGCTACAGGCACGGCACCGCTTCCTACGGAACAAACCCTGTCTGCGGCAGCAACGGATTCACCTACCAGAACGCGgctcaggtcaagtgtttgcaaCGGCGTAACACCG AGTTGAAGATCCTGCACGACGGCGGTTGCACCGTTCGCGACGTCCACGCTGTCTACGGAAGCACCGCGGAAGTGTGCGAAATTGCTCGCAGCAGATACGAGTGGAACCCCGTCTGCACCTCGGATGGAGTCACCCTCTCGAACCCATTCGAGTTCCTTTGCTACGAGGCTG GATCTGGAGCGTCGGGTTTAATTAGAGGAACTAGCCATATCAAAGGACCTCATTTCCCAGATCTGAAGCAGCTGGTTGCAGACGAGGAGTGCGGCACGAGCACCCAGAGGTCTTGCTCCTGGCTTAGGGTCGATGACGCGACCTTGATGAGCGGCAACGAAACGTCCACCCTGGGGAACGAGGTTTGCGGAAGCGACGGGGTCACGTACGGGAGCATGCATCACCTGCAATGCCAGACCAGTCGAAATAAAT ATCTGTTCACGAAGCACTCTGGACCCTGCTCTGGCCCCGACGACAACCCCTGCGGGTCTATACCGGAAGAAGACCTCCGACTACCGGTTTGTGGGAGCGACGGGGTGTCCTACGTGAGCCCGGAAGCTCTCTGGTGCGGCAGAAGACGATTCCCAGAGAAAA ACTTGACTTTCGTCCACGATGGACCTTGCTGA
- the LOC143377311 gene encoding serine protease inhibitor dipetalogastin-like isoform X2, which translates to MKRILSFLGILLASKGAWCLSWADKAILYEDCEIFNNSRIYGGPICGSNGVTYANSLYLDCANHQNFQNVATLHSGACLPGDEYCKTNILYEPVCGSDGATYTNLESLLCVNYRRLRNVTVASHSACGNFDYCYRHGTASYGTNPVCGSNGFTYQNAAQVKCLQRRNTELKILHDGGCTVRDVHAVYGSTAEVCEIARSRYEWNPVCTSDGVTLSNPFEFLCYEADLKQLVADEECGTSTQRSCSWLRVDDATLMSGNETSTLGNEVCGSDGVTYGSMHHLQCQTSRNKYLFTKHSGPCSGPDDNPCGSIPEEDLRLPVCGSDGVSYVSPEALWCGRRRFPEKNLTFVHDGPC; encoded by the exons ATGAAGCGGATACTATCATTCTTAG GCATCCTGTTAGCGTCCAAGGGAGCATGGTGCTTATCGTGGGCGGACAAAGCGATCCTCTACGAAGACTGCGAAATTTTCAACAACTCGCGCATTTACGGTGGGCCAATTTGCGGTAGCAACGGTGTCACCTACGCCAACAGCCTGTACCTAGATTGCGCGAACCATCAGAACTTCCAGAACG TGGCAACGCTGCATTCCGGGGCCTGTTTACCGGGGGACGAATACTGCAAGACGAACATCCTGTACGAGCCTGTGTGCGGATCGGACGGCGCCACTTACACGAATCTGGAATCACTTTTGTGCGTTAATTACAGGCGTTTACGGA ACGTGACAGTGGCGTCTCACAGTGCCTGTGGGAACTTCGACTACTGCTACAGGCACGGCACCGCTTCCTACGGAACAAACCCTGTCTGCGGCAGCAACGGATTCACCTACCAGAACGCGgctcaggtcaagtgtttgcaaCGGCGTAACACCG AGTTGAAGATCCTGCACGACGGCGGTTGCACCGTTCGCGACGTCCACGCTGTCTACGGAAGCACCGCGGAAGTGTGCGAAATTGCTCGCAGCAGATACGAGTGGAACCCCGTCTGCACCTCGGATGGAGTCACCCTCTCGAACCCATTCGAGTTCCTTTGCTACGAGGCTG ATCTGAAGCAGCTGGTTGCAGACGAGGAGTGCGGCACGAGCACCCAGAGGTCTTGCTCCTGGCTTAGGGTCGATGACGCGACCTTGATGAGCGGCAACGAAACGTCCACCCTGGGGAACGAGGTTTGCGGAAGCGACGGGGTCACGTACGGGAGCATGCATCACCTGCAATGCCAGACCAGTCGAAATAAAT ATCTGTTCACGAAGCACTCTGGACCCTGCTCTGGCCCCGACGACAACCCCTGCGGGTCTATACCGGAAGAAGACCTCCGACTACCGGTTTGTGGGAGCGACGGGGTGTCCTACGTGAGCCCGGAAGCTCTCTGGTGCGGCAGAAGACGATTCCCAGAGAAAA ACTTGACTTTCGTCCACGATGGACCTTGCTGA
- the Beta'cop gene encoding coatomer subunit beta' isoform X1, whose protein sequence is MPLRLDIKRKLTARSDRVKSVDLHPTEPWMLCSLYQGNVNIWNHETQTLVKMFEVCDLPVRTAKFVPRKNWVVTGSDDMQIRVFNYNTLERVHSFEAHSDYVRCIAVHPTQPFILTSSDDMLIKLWNWEKAWIGQQVFEGHTHYVMQIVFNPKDNNTFASASLDRTVKVWQLGSSTANFTLEGHEKGVNCVDYYHGGDKPYLISGADDKYVKIWDYQNKTCVQTLEGHTQNISAVCFHPELPIILTGSEDGTVRIWHAGTYRLESSLNYGFERVWTISSMKGSNNVAIGYDEGSVMVKVGREEPAVSMDSLGGKIVWAKHSEIQQANLKALGEEAQDGERLPLAVKDMGACEIYPQTIQHNPNGRFLVVCGDGEYIIYTSMALRNKAFGQASEFVWAADSSHYAVRESNTTVKIFKNFKQKKSCKPDLGADCIFGGFLLGVSSGSGLSFYDWDTLKLIRRIDIQPTHVYWAENASLVALATSDQYFILKYHSDIVANAPENAEDIEDAFEMVAEMSEVVKTGLWVGDCFIYTNSVNRVNYFVGGEVVTVSHLDRPMYLLGYVPRDNRLYLCDKELSVVSYSLLLSVLEYQTAVMRKDFETADRVLPTVPKEHRTRVAHFLEKQGFKEQALAVSTDPEHRFELALALGDLATAHTLAKEANSQQKWRQLASLATQKGKLCLAQECLHQAQDFGGLLLLATSTGNETMIRKLGADADETSKNHISFLSYFILGDLDKCLDILIKTDRIPEAAFFARTYAPSKISSIVKLWKEKLSAVSEKAGQSLADPEQYENLFPGYSEGLKVEQFLREESKEKIPASAFPTVQVNIDRKPFEEVLAAGQANQFNYKAGSSTAGEPELPATEALTNRLLDLDIGKTVPPSIGAPTAPEKETKTTTSSSRPLTVEDDDDDDDDLDLDLEIDDTIDTTGVSLDDDLLEED, encoded by the exons ATG CCGCTCAGGTTAGATATCAAGCGGAAGCTGACCGCTCGGTCGGACAGAGTGAAGAGCGTCGATCTCCATCCGACGGAGCCATGGATGCTCTGCTCGTTGTACCAGGGAAACGTCAACATATGGAACCACGAGACCCAGACGTTGGTTAAGATGTTCGAGGTCTGCGATCTGCCAGTTCGCACAGCCAAATTCGTGCCCCGTAAGAATTGGGTGGTCACTGGCTCCGACGACATGCAGATCAGGGTGTTTAATTACAACACTTTGGAGCGGGTGCACTCCTTCGAAGCGCACAGCGATTACGTCAGGTGCATAGCCGTGCATCCGACGCAGCCGTTCATATTGACGAGTAGCG ACGATATGCTGATCAAGCTGTGGAACTGGGAAAAGGCGTGGATCGGGCAGCAAGTCTTCGAGGGCCACACTCACTACGTAATGCAAATAGTGTTCAATCCGAAGGACAACAATACGTTCGCCAGTGCCTCTTTGGATAGAACGGTGAAGGTGTGGCAGCTCGGCTCGTCCACTGCTAATTTCACACTGGAGGGCCACGAGAAGGGAGTTAATTGCGTCGATTACTACCACGGTGGCGATAAACCGTACTTAATATCCGGAGCTGACGATAAGTACGTGAAGATATGGGACTACCAGAACAAGACCTGCGTGCAAACGCTGGAGGGCCACACGCAGAACATCTCGGCGGTCTGCTTCCATCCAGAATTGCCTATCATTCTCACTGGCTCCGAGGACGGAACCGTCAGGATATGGCACGCAGGCACGTACAGGCTGGAATCGTCCCTGAACTACGGGTTTGAAAGAGTGTGGACGATTTCCTCTATGAAAGGCTCGAACAATGTGGCGATTGGCTACGACGAGGGCAGCGTCATGGTGAAAGTTGGCAGAGAGGAGCCGGCGGTCTCCATGGATTCGTTGGGTGGCAAGATTGTCTGGGCGAAGCACAGCGAAATACAGCAGGCGAACCTGAAGGCTCTAGGCGAGGAAGCCCAGGACGGCGAACGACTTCCATTGGCGGTGAAGGACATGGGTGCCTGCGAGATCTATCCGCAGACCATCCAGCACAATCCGAACGGGAGATTTCTGGTGGTCTGTGGAGATGGGGAATATATTATTTACACGTCGATGGCGCTGAGGAACAAAGCATTCGGCCAGGCGTCGGAGTTCGTGTGGGCGGCCGATTCCAGCCACTACGCTGTTAGAGAAAGCAACACCACCGTGAAGATCTTCAAGAACTTCAAGCAGAAGAAGAGCTGCAAGCCCGACCTCGGCGCTGATT GCATTTTCGGTGGATTTCTCTTGGGAGTATCATCTGGGTCTGGCCTATCCTTCTACGATTGGGACACGCTGAAGCTGATTCGCCGTATAGACATTCAACCGACTCACGTTTACTGGGCCGAGAACGCCTCTCTCGTAGCATTAGCCACGTCCGACCAGTACTTCATTTTGAAGTACCACTCGGACATCGTCGCGAACGCTCCCGAGAACGCGGAAGACATCGAGGACGCGTTTGAG ATGGTCGCCGAAATGAGCGAAGTGGTGAAGACTGGTCTTTGGGTGGGCGACTGTTTCATCTACACGAACAGCGTGAACCGAGTGAACTACTTCGTTGGCGGGGAAGTAGTGACCGTCTCGCACTTAGACAGGCCGATGTATCTGCTCGGATACGTGCCCAGGGACAACAGACTTTACTTGTGCGACAAAGAGCTGTCTGTCGTCTCCTATTCGTTATTGCTGTCTGTGCTGGAATACCAGACGGCTGTCATGAGGAAGGACTTCGAAACCGCCGACAGAGTGCTGCCGACCGTCCCCAAGGAGCATCGAACCAGAGTGGCGCACTTCCTCGAAAAGCAG GGCTTCAAAGAGCAAGCGTTAGCAGTCTCCACAGACCCAGAGCACAGGTTCGAGCTGGCCCTAGCGTTAGGGGATCTCGCCACGGCTCACACACTCGCGAAGGAAGCGAACAGCCAGCAGAAGTGGCGACAGTTAGCCTCCCTGGCCACGCAGAAGGGTAAGCTCTGCCTAGCGCAGGAGTGCCTGCACCAGGCGCAGGACTTCGGCGGGCTTCTGCTGCTCGCCACCAGCACTGGCAACGAGACCATGATCCGTAAGCTCGGCGCGGACGCGGACGAGACCAGCAAGAACCACATCTCCTTCCTCTCTTACTTCATCCTCGGGGATCTCGACAAGTGCCTGGACATCCTGATAAAAACGGACAGGATCCCGGAAGCCGCGTTCTTTGCGAGGACCTACGCGCCCAGCAAGATCTCATCGATCGTGAAGCTGTGGAAGGAGAAGCTCTCCGCGGTGAGCGAGAAGGCCGGACAGAGCTTGGCCGACCCGGAGCAGTACGAGAATCTGTTCCCCGGGTACAGCGAAGGTTTGAAGGTGGAACAGTTCCTGAGGGAGGAGAGCAAGGAGAAGATTCCAGCGTCTGCGTTCCCCACGGTGCAG GTCAATATCGACCGAAAGCCTTTCGAGGAAGTATTAGCAGCCGGGCAGGCCAACCAATTTAACTATAAAGCAGGTAGCAGCACTGCCGGCGAACCGGAACTGCCAGCTACCGAGGCACTAACGAACAGGCTACTAGATCTGGATATTGGTAAAACGGTTCCTCCATCCATCGGCGCACCGACCGCGCCCGAAAAAGAAACGAAGACCACCACCAGCAGCTCCAGACCTCTCAcggtcgaggacgacgacgacgacgacgacgatctgGACCTCGACCTCGAAATCGACGACACCATCGACACTACT GGCGTGAGTCTCGACGACGACCTCCTCGAAGAAGATTAA
- the Beta'cop gene encoding coatomer subunit beta' isoform X2 yields the protein MLIKLWNWEKAWIGQQVFEGHTHYVMQIVFNPKDNNTFASASLDRTVKVWQLGSSTANFTLEGHEKGVNCVDYYHGGDKPYLISGADDKYVKIWDYQNKTCVQTLEGHTQNISAVCFHPELPIILTGSEDGTVRIWHAGTYRLESSLNYGFERVWTISSMKGSNNVAIGYDEGSVMVKVGREEPAVSMDSLGGKIVWAKHSEIQQANLKALGEEAQDGERLPLAVKDMGACEIYPQTIQHNPNGRFLVVCGDGEYIIYTSMALRNKAFGQASEFVWAADSSHYAVRESNTTVKIFKNFKQKKSCKPDLGADCIFGGFLLGVSSGSGLSFYDWDTLKLIRRIDIQPTHVYWAENASLVALATSDQYFILKYHSDIVANAPENAEDIEDAFEMVAEMSEVVKTGLWVGDCFIYTNSVNRVNYFVGGEVVTVSHLDRPMYLLGYVPRDNRLYLCDKELSVVSYSLLLSVLEYQTAVMRKDFETADRVLPTVPKEHRTRVAHFLEKQGFKEQALAVSTDPEHRFELALALGDLATAHTLAKEANSQQKWRQLASLATQKGKLCLAQECLHQAQDFGGLLLLATSTGNETMIRKLGADADETSKNHISFLSYFILGDLDKCLDILIKTDRIPEAAFFARTYAPSKISSIVKLWKEKLSAVSEKAGQSLADPEQYENLFPGYSEGLKVEQFLREESKEKIPASAFPTVQVNIDRKPFEEVLAAGQANQFNYKAGSSTAGEPELPATEALTNRLLDLDIGKTVPPSIGAPTAPEKETKTTTSSSRPLTVEDDDDDDDDLDLDLEIDDTIDTTGVSLDDDLLEED from the exons ATGCTGATCAAGCTGTGGAACTGGGAAAAGGCGTGGATCGGGCAGCAAGTCTTCGAGGGCCACACTCACTACGTAATGCAAATAGTGTTCAATCCGAAGGACAACAATACGTTCGCCAGTGCCTCTTTGGATAGAACGGTGAAGGTGTGGCAGCTCGGCTCGTCCACTGCTAATTTCACACTGGAGGGCCACGAGAAGGGAGTTAATTGCGTCGATTACTACCACGGTGGCGATAAACCGTACTTAATATCCGGAGCTGACGATAAGTACGTGAAGATATGGGACTACCAGAACAAGACCTGCGTGCAAACGCTGGAGGGCCACACGCAGAACATCTCGGCGGTCTGCTTCCATCCAGAATTGCCTATCATTCTCACTGGCTCCGAGGACGGAACCGTCAGGATATGGCACGCAGGCACGTACAGGCTGGAATCGTCCCTGAACTACGGGTTTGAAAGAGTGTGGACGATTTCCTCTATGAAAGGCTCGAACAATGTGGCGATTGGCTACGACGAGGGCAGCGTCATGGTGAAAGTTGGCAGAGAGGAGCCGGCGGTCTCCATGGATTCGTTGGGTGGCAAGATTGTCTGGGCGAAGCACAGCGAAATACAGCAGGCGAACCTGAAGGCTCTAGGCGAGGAAGCCCAGGACGGCGAACGACTTCCATTGGCGGTGAAGGACATGGGTGCCTGCGAGATCTATCCGCAGACCATCCAGCACAATCCGAACGGGAGATTTCTGGTGGTCTGTGGAGATGGGGAATATATTATTTACACGTCGATGGCGCTGAGGAACAAAGCATTCGGCCAGGCGTCGGAGTTCGTGTGGGCGGCCGATTCCAGCCACTACGCTGTTAGAGAAAGCAACACCACCGTGAAGATCTTCAAGAACTTCAAGCAGAAGAAGAGCTGCAAGCCCGACCTCGGCGCTGATT GCATTTTCGGTGGATTTCTCTTGGGAGTATCATCTGGGTCTGGCCTATCCTTCTACGATTGGGACACGCTGAAGCTGATTCGCCGTATAGACATTCAACCGACTCACGTTTACTGGGCCGAGAACGCCTCTCTCGTAGCATTAGCCACGTCCGACCAGTACTTCATTTTGAAGTACCACTCGGACATCGTCGCGAACGCTCCCGAGAACGCGGAAGACATCGAGGACGCGTTTGAG ATGGTCGCCGAAATGAGCGAAGTGGTGAAGACTGGTCTTTGGGTGGGCGACTGTTTCATCTACACGAACAGCGTGAACCGAGTGAACTACTTCGTTGGCGGGGAAGTAGTGACCGTCTCGCACTTAGACAGGCCGATGTATCTGCTCGGATACGTGCCCAGGGACAACAGACTTTACTTGTGCGACAAAGAGCTGTCTGTCGTCTCCTATTCGTTATTGCTGTCTGTGCTGGAATACCAGACGGCTGTCATGAGGAAGGACTTCGAAACCGCCGACAGAGTGCTGCCGACCGTCCCCAAGGAGCATCGAACCAGAGTGGCGCACTTCCTCGAAAAGCAG GGCTTCAAAGAGCAAGCGTTAGCAGTCTCCACAGACCCAGAGCACAGGTTCGAGCTGGCCCTAGCGTTAGGGGATCTCGCCACGGCTCACACACTCGCGAAGGAAGCGAACAGCCAGCAGAAGTGGCGACAGTTAGCCTCCCTGGCCACGCAGAAGGGTAAGCTCTGCCTAGCGCAGGAGTGCCTGCACCAGGCGCAGGACTTCGGCGGGCTTCTGCTGCTCGCCACCAGCACTGGCAACGAGACCATGATCCGTAAGCTCGGCGCGGACGCGGACGAGACCAGCAAGAACCACATCTCCTTCCTCTCTTACTTCATCCTCGGGGATCTCGACAAGTGCCTGGACATCCTGATAAAAACGGACAGGATCCCGGAAGCCGCGTTCTTTGCGAGGACCTACGCGCCCAGCAAGATCTCATCGATCGTGAAGCTGTGGAAGGAGAAGCTCTCCGCGGTGAGCGAGAAGGCCGGACAGAGCTTGGCCGACCCGGAGCAGTACGAGAATCTGTTCCCCGGGTACAGCGAAGGTTTGAAGGTGGAACAGTTCCTGAGGGAGGAGAGCAAGGAGAAGATTCCAGCGTCTGCGTTCCCCACGGTGCAG GTCAATATCGACCGAAAGCCTTTCGAGGAAGTATTAGCAGCCGGGCAGGCCAACCAATTTAACTATAAAGCAGGTAGCAGCACTGCCGGCGAACCGGAACTGCCAGCTACCGAGGCACTAACGAACAGGCTACTAGATCTGGATATTGGTAAAACGGTTCCTCCATCCATCGGCGCACCGACCGCGCCCGAAAAAGAAACGAAGACCACCACCAGCAGCTCCAGACCTCTCAcggtcgaggacgacgacgacgacgacgacgatctgGACCTCGACCTCGAAATCGACGACACCATCGACACTACT GGCGTGAGTCTCGACGACGACCTCCTCGAAGAAGATTAA